In a single window of the Nodularia spumigena CCY9414 genome:
- the yidD gene encoding membrane protein insertion efficiency factor YidD, with amino-acid sequence MKLLFIWLIKGYRMFISPLFPPTCRFQPTCSMYAIEAIERFGIWRGGWMATRRILRCHPFHPGGYDPVPEVKHNCCDQHLSDSGKQTTEDHHKGS; translated from the coding sequence ATGAAACTATTATTCATTTGGTTGATTAAAGGTTACAGAATGTTTATTTCGCCCCTGTTTCCCCCGACTTGTCGCTTTCAACCCACTTGTTCAATGTATGCTATTGAAGCTATTGAGCGATTTGGCATCTGGCGCGGTGGCTGGATGGCGACTCGGCGGATTTTGCGTTGTCATCCCTTCCATCCTGGTGGATATGATCCAGTTCCAGAGGTAAAACACAATTGCTGCGATCAGCATCTGTCCGATTCTGGGAAACAGACCACAGAAGACCATCACAAAGGCTCGTAG
- a CDS encoding CTB family bacteriocin, whose translation MTEHIVSELCVALSDEQQELVAGGVDFDLAGSNFANRQANLAGTVSSGPNGSTANSTGDLTATNTAAQDLLVFGAEQVPDVDALGAAPVLNGTAATEG comes from the coding sequence ATGACAGAGCATATTGTATCAGAATTGTGTGTTGCGTTATCCGACGAGCAACAAGAACTCGTAGCTGGCGGTGTTGACTTTGACCTAGCAGGGAGCAATTTCGCTAACAGACAGGCAAATTTAGCAGGAACAGTCAGTTCTGGCCCCAATGGTAGCACTGCCAACTCCACAGGTGATTTGACAGCGACTAACACTGCGGCACAAGATTTATTGGTATTTGGTGCGGAGCAAGTTCCTGACGTTGATGCTTTGGGCGCTGCGCCAGTTCTCAACGGCACAGCTGCTACTGAAGGATAA
- a CDS encoding diacylglycerol/polyprenol kinase family protein, with amino-acid sequence MLSPAIDFTSTPPLWLQITVVAVWVSLILLIAWVVYRFAKGEPEIVRKIVHIGTGNVIMLAWWLDVPASLGITASIVASAITLLSYRFPLLPGINSVGRQSLGTFFYAVSMGILVAWFWHIEQPQYAAIGIMVMAWGDGLAALIGQRFGKHKYQVLGAQKSWEGSLTMALVSFIISSGILLSVEGNVWQTWVVSLAIALAATSLEAISFLGIDNLTVPLGSASLAFVLIEIFLHHSP; translated from the coding sequence TTGTTATCTCCAGCTATCGATTTCACCTCTACTCCACCTTTGTGGCTACAAATTACCGTAGTTGCAGTTTGGGTGTCACTCATCCTCCTAATCGCTTGGGTGGTATATCGCTTTGCTAAGGGCGAACCAGAAATAGTCAGGAAAATAGTTCACATTGGCACTGGGAATGTAATCATGCTGGCTTGGTGGCTCGATGTTCCCGCCAGTTTAGGCATTACAGCCTCCATTGTCGCCAGTGCCATCACTTTATTATCATACCGATTTCCCCTGCTTCCCGGTATTAATAGCGTGGGTAGGCAAAGTTTAGGAACCTTCTTTTATGCTGTCAGCATGGGCATTTTAGTAGCTTGGTTTTGGCACATAGAACAGCCCCAATATGCAGCCATCGGCATCATGGTAATGGCTTGGGGCGATGGGTTAGCAGCATTGATTGGGCAACGCTTTGGTAAACACAAGTATCAAGTCTTGGGAGCGCAAAAAAGCTGGGAAGGCTCCTTGACAATGGCTTTAGTGAGTTTTATCATCAGTAGTGGAATTTTACTGAGTGTAGAAGGTAACGTCTGGCAAACTTGGGTAGTATCATTGGCGATCGCTTTAGCAGCTACGAGCTTAGAAGCCATTTCATTCTTAGGTATAGATAACTTAACAGTACCTTTAGGCAGTGCAAGCCTAGCATTTGTATTAATTGAAATCTTCTTGCACCATTCCCCATAA
- a CDS encoding CTB family bacteriocin has product MSHQMITSDWFAESELSDRQQEFLVGGINYQLQDNNFAQGSATRRNTSDNSPEGNSSASNTQQADVNSNATSFLSSEPTEFPALANFEELNQLNTD; this is encoded by the coding sequence ATGTCACATCAAATGATCACATCGGATTGGTTTGCAGAGTCAGAATTGTCCGATAGACAGCAAGAGTTCCTGGTTGGTGGTATTAACTATCAATTGCAAGATAACAATTTCGCTCAAGGATCTGCAACCAGGAGAAACACAAGTGACAATAGTCCAGAAGGAAACTCTTCTGCATCAAATACTCAGCAAGCTGATGTAAATTCTAACGCCACAAGTTTTTTATCTAGTGAACCTACAGAATTTCCGGCTCTTGCCAACTTTGAAGAACTGAATCAATTGAACACAGATTAG
- a CDS encoding alpha/beta fold hydrolase: MTTSTNTFTSNKTWIWQGFPISYQTQGTNGPAVVLVHGFGASWWHWRKNIPMLAENCRVYAIDLIGFGGSAKPQPQKEINYTLETWGEQLADFCREVVGEPAFLVGNSIGCIVVLQAAVSNPDMALGVALLNCSLRLLHDRKRETLPWSRRFGAPILQKILSIKPVGQFFFNQVAKPKTVRKILLQAYANAEIVTDELVDILTAPAKDPGAVAVFLAFTSYSTGPLAEDLLPLLSCPAIILWGTADPWEPVDLGRELANYPQVQKFIPLEGVGHCPQDEAPELVNPILLDWIGDRYASNH; encoded by the coding sequence ATGACAACTTCCACAAACACATTTACCTCAAACAAAACTTGGATTTGGCAGGGTTTCCCTATCTCCTATCAAACTCAAGGAACTAATGGCCCCGCAGTGGTTCTCGTGCATGGCTTTGGAGCCTCATGGTGGCACTGGCGGAAAAATATTCCAATGTTAGCAGAAAATTGTCGCGTTTATGCCATTGATTTGATTGGCTTTGGTGGTTCAGCTAAACCTCAACCACAGAAAGAAATTAACTACACCCTCGAAACATGGGGAGAGCAGTTAGCAGACTTTTGTCGGGAAGTCGTGGGTGAACCTGCTTTTTTAGTCGGAAATTCCATTGGCTGTATTGTGGTGTTACAAGCAGCAGTCAGCAACCCGGATATGGCTTTAGGAGTAGCGTTACTCAACTGTTCCTTACGATTGTTACACGATCGCAAACGGGAAACACTACCCTGGTCGCGTCGCTTCGGCGCGCCAATTCTCCAGAAAATATTATCTATCAAACCAGTTGGTCAGTTTTTCTTCAATCAAGTTGCTAAACCCAAGACAGTACGGAAGATTTTACTTCAAGCCTACGCTAATGCAGAGATAGTCACAGACGAGTTGGTTGATATTCTCACAGCACCAGCAAAAGACCCAGGCGCTGTAGCCGTGTTTCTCGCCTTTACTTCTTACTCTACAGGCCCTCTAGCAGAAGACCTTTTACCTTTACTATCTTGTCCTGCGATTATTCTCTGGGGAACAGCCGACCCCTGGGAACCAGTAGACTTAGGTAGAGAATTAGCTAACTACCCACAAGTGCAAAAATTTATCCCCTTAGAAGGGGTGGGACATTGCCCCCAAGATGAAGCGCCGGAGTTAGTCAATCCGATTTTACTCGATTGGATAGGCGATCGCTACGCCTCTAATCATTAA
- a CDS encoding peptidase domain-containing ABC transporter, which translates to MFGLIKLQKNYPCVSQLSEEDCGAACLATISKHYGRFLSINRSRESVGTGQLGTTLLGLKRGSENLGFNARAVKASPEIIDRIKEVQLPAIIHWQGHHWVVLYNQQGKKYVIADPSVGIRYVDRKELTAAWNGVMLLLEPDPDRFFDQPQDKPMGGFGRFLKRILPYRGLLTQVLMMNIALGVLALGSPVLIQILTDDVLVRGDVQLLTVVVAAVVVMTLFSSTLQLLQSTMIAHFGQRLQLGLVLEFGRKMLQLPLNYYEARRSGEITSRLRDINHINQLVSQIVVLLPSKFFIAVISLGLMLFYSWKLTLAVILVGALMTLSTLPFLPILQQKTRSLLVLGAENQGVLVETFKGAQVLKTTNAGPQFWEEFQSRFGRLANLTFSTVQIGIINSTLSRLLSSIGAVALLGLGSILVIQGELSIGQMLAFNVLQVNVLSLINSLVGLVDEYFRSQTAVSRLLEVIDATPEVVGGSQKPVAQISGSADIHCSHLTFHHPGRVDLLEDFSLKLPGGQAIALIGKSGCGKSTLAKLLAGLYQPNSGNIRIGSFNLDDIALDCLRQQIVYVPQEPHFWSRSILENFRLGTPYISFEEIVKACEIADADSFISQLPSKYQTVLGEFGANLSGGQRQRLAIARGILTNPPVLILDEATAGLDPVSEASVLDAILDYRKGKTTVLITHRPSVVKRADWIVMLETGEVQLEGTPETFLAEKGEHQKFLSL; encoded by the coding sequence ATGTTTGGTTTAATTAAACTTCAGAAAAACTATCCGTGCGTTTCACAATTAAGCGAAGAAGATTGTGGAGCAGCTTGTCTGGCGACAATTAGCAAACATTACGGCCGATTTTTAAGCATTAATCGCAGTCGAGAATCAGTCGGAACTGGACAACTAGGAACAACTTTATTAGGTTTAAAACGTGGCTCTGAGAATTTAGGTTTTAATGCTAGAGCAGTTAAAGCCTCGCCAGAAATTATCGACAGAATCAAAGAAGTGCAATTACCAGCCATTATCCATTGGCAAGGACATCATTGGGTAGTTTTATATAACCAACAGGGCAAAAAGTATGTAATTGCTGATCCATCTGTGGGTATTCGTTATGTTGACCGAAAAGAGTTAACAGCTGCTTGGAATGGCGTGATGCTCTTACTAGAACCAGATCCAGACCGCTTTTTTGATCAGCCTCAAGACAAACCAATGGGTGGCTTTGGACGCTTTTTGAAGCGGATTTTGCCTTATCGTGGTTTGCTGACTCAGGTTTTAATGATGAATATTGCTTTGGGTGTACTGGCCTTGGGTTCTCCGGTACTTATCCAAATTCTCACAGATGATGTTTTAGTACGTGGAGATGTGCAACTACTAACTGTTGTCGTCGCCGCAGTTGTAGTTATGACTCTATTTAGCAGCACTTTACAATTATTGCAATCGACAATGATTGCTCACTTTGGTCAACGATTGCAATTAGGGCTAGTTTTGGAATTTGGGCGTAAGATGCTTCAGTTACCTTTGAATTATTACGAAGCCCGCCGGAGTGGTGAAATCACTAGCCGATTACGAGATATCAATCATATTAATCAGTTGGTATCACAGATAGTTGTGCTTTTACCGAGTAAGTTTTTTATTGCAGTGATTTCTTTGGGCTTAATGTTGTTTTATAGTTGGAAACTAACATTAGCAGTTATCCTAGTCGGTGCTTTAATGACTTTATCGACTCTGCCTTTTTTACCGATTCTCCAACAAAAAACTCGCAGTCTTTTAGTCTTGGGGGCGGAAAATCAAGGGGTGTTGGTAGAAACATTTAAGGGCGCACAGGTACTGAAAACTACGAACGCTGGTCCCCAATTTTGGGAAGAATTTCAAAGTCGTTTTGGTCGTCTAGCCAATCTGACTTTTAGTACTGTACAAATCGGAATTATTAACAGTACTCTTTCTCGACTCCTTTCGAGTATTGGTGCTGTAGCTTTATTGGGGTTAGGAAGTATCTTGGTGATTCAGGGAGAATTAAGTATCGGTCAAATGCTGGCTTTTAATGTGCTACAGGTGAATGTTCTGAGTTTAATTAATTCCTTAGTGGGTTTAGTAGATGAATATTTTCGCTCTCAAACAGCAGTTTCTCGGCTTTTAGAAGTCATTGATGCAACACCGGAGGTGGTGGGAGGTAGTCAAAAGCCTGTGGCGCAAATTTCCGGTAGTGCAGATATCCATTGTTCTCATCTGACATTTCACCACCCTGGTAGAGTTGATTTGTTAGAAGATTTTTCCTTAAAGTTACCTGGTGGACAAGCGATCGCTTTAATTGGTAAATCTGGTTGTGGTAAAAGTACCTTAGCAAAACTGTTAGCAGGTTTATATCAGCCCAATTCTGGTAATATCCGCATTGGCTCCTTTAACCTCGATGATATCGCCCTGGATTGTCTGCGACAGCAAATAGTTTATGTACCCCAAGAACCTCATTTTTGGAGTCGCTCGATTTTAGAGAATTTCCGTTTAGGAACGCCCTATATTTCTTTTGAGGAAATTGTCAAAGCTTGCGAGATTGCGGATGCAGATAGCTTTATCAGTCAACTTCCCAGTAAATATCAAACTGTGTTGGGTGAATTTGGGGCGAATCTCTCTGGTGGACAAAGACAAAGATTAGCGATCGCCAGAGGTATTCTGACTAATCCACCTGTCTTAATTTTAGATGAAGCCACCGCCGGACTCGACCCAGTGAGTGAAGCTAGCGTATTAGATGCAATTTTGGACTACCGAAAAGGCAAAACTACAGTTTTAATTACCCATCGCCCCAGCGTTGTCAAGCGAGCTGATTGGATTGTGATGTTAGAGACAGGTGAAGTGCAATTAGAAGGAACTCCAGAGACATTTCTAGCAGAAAAAGGAGAGCATCAAAAGTTTTTATCATTATGA
- a CDS encoding HlyD family secretion protein, whose amino-acid sequence MRSFPQEDNHFWNRFNEPTPDELNLVEPHEFLPRISKWTNIGAGVLLITFMAAAGLTSVFNYNITVKVPASIRPEGELGIVQSAVMGTVQKIDVQENQVVKQGEPIAYIDDSRLQNQKSQLENSIEQSQLQLRQIDAQIAEIATQIAAQTTLLNRTIIAAQAELSASQRNYEDQQKTTMADLTEAEATWNLAKIQRDRLQQNNLLTATVQEAELALNLAKKQRDRLQSVVASGAISRNLLEEKQQEVKSAQAKLEQAKANAKDLMSEKEQALKIAQIKLEKAQNSINPHNAAITIASERIKQEQASGKSTLSALNRERETLFQQRLELEKQTMRTRKELQQVETDLNQTVIRAPIAGTLLQLNLRNPGQVVQPSQAIAQIAPVNAPIVIKAFVPPQDIDKVEPGQKVQMQVSACPYPNYGTLHGTVRNVAPDALPMGNNSMEPGLQGATQTVGYETTIEAETTYVGRENHQCHLKPGMKGRADIISRQETVLNFILRKARLITDF is encoded by the coding sequence GTGAGATCCTTTCCCCAAGAAGACAATCATTTTTGGAATAGGTTTAACGAACCGACTCCAGACGAACTCAATTTAGTTGAACCTCACGAGTTTCTTCCCCGCATCAGTAAATGGACAAATATCGGCGCAGGAGTGCTGCTAATTACTTTTATGGCGGCCGCTGGTCTCACCTCTGTGTTTAACTACAATATCACAGTCAAAGTTCCTGCAAGTATTCGACCAGAAGGGGAACTGGGAATAGTTCAATCTGCTGTTATGGGAACAGTGCAGAAAATAGATGTGCAAGAAAATCAAGTAGTCAAACAAGGAGAACCCATTGCTTACATTGATGATTCTCGCCTGCAAAATCAAAAAAGCCAACTAGAAAATAGTATTGAGCAGAGTCAATTACAACTGCGCCAAATTGATGCTCAAATTGCTGAAATTGCCACTCAGATTGCGGCTCAAACCACCTTACTTAACCGCACAATTATTGCCGCACAAGCCGAACTCAGTGCGAGTCAGCGCAACTATGAAGACCAGCAAAAGACAACGATGGCTGATTTAACAGAAGCCGAAGCTACTTGGAATTTAGCGAAAATACAACGCGATCGCCTACAACAGAATAACTTATTAACTGCCACAGTACAAGAAGCCGAACTAGCCTTAAATTTAGCAAAAAAGCAACGCGATCGCTTACAATCAGTAGTGGCATCAGGAGCAATTTCGCGCAATTTATTGGAAGAAAAACAACAGGAGGTAAAATCAGCCCAAGCCAAACTAGAACAAGCCAAAGCCAACGCTAAAGACTTGATGTCAGAAAAAGAACAAGCCTTAAAAATTGCCCAAATAAAACTAGAAAAAGCTCAAAACAGTATCAATCCTCATAATGCAGCTATAACCATAGCCTCTGAACGGATTAAACAAGAACAAGCCAGTGGTAAATCTACTTTATCCGCCTTGAACAGAGAAAGAGAAACCCTATTTCAACAGCGTCTAGAACTAGAAAAACAAACTATGCGGACGCGCAAAGAACTACAACAGGTAGAAACTGACCTGAATCAAACTGTAATTCGAGCGCCAATTGCAGGTACACTGTTGCAATTAAATCTGCGTAATCCTGGACAAGTAGTACAACCAAGTCAAGCTATTGCTCAAATTGCACCCGTCAATGCTCCCATCGTGATCAAAGCATTTGTCCCCCCTCAAGATATAGACAAAGTAGAACCTGGGCAAAAAGTGCAGATGCAGGTTTCAGCTTGTCCCTATCCCAACTACGGGACTCTCCACGGGACAGTGCGAAATGTTGCACCAGATGCCCTCCCAATGGGAAATAACAGCATGGAGCCAGGTCTTCAAGGGGCTACCCAGACAGTCGGCTATGAAACCACCATAGAAGCCGAAACCACTTATGTAGGTAGAGAGAATCATCAATGTCATCTCAAACCAGGAATGAAAGGTCGAGCTGATATTATTTCCCGACAGGAAACCGTACTTAATTTCATTCTCCGCAAAGCCAGATTAATCACAGATTTCTGA
- a CDS encoding CTB family bacteriocin, protein MSHQIFASELLVTLSDDQQELLAGGQDFELAGSNFYNRVANLQGTSNSGPDGSNANSTGDVTAVNTAAQDLMGLGATEVPDIEALGAAPVLNGGGGAGGGGGAAEG, encoded by the coding sequence ATGTCACATCAAATATTTGCATCAGAATTGCTTGTTACTTTATCTGATGATCAACAAGAGCTTTTAGCTGGCGGTCAAGACTTTGAACTGGCTGGTAGCAATTTTTATAACAGAGTTGCAAACTTACAAGGAACAAGTAATTCCGGTCCAGATGGCAGTAATGCCAACTCTACAGGTGACGTTACCGCCGTCAATACTGCGGCACAAGACTTAATGGGATTAGGTGCGACAGAAGTTCCTGACATTGAGGCTTTGGGTGCTGCACCAGTTCTTAACGGTGGAGGCGGTGCTGGCGGTGGTGGTGGTGCTGCTGAAGGTTAA